A window of the Miscanthus floridulus cultivar M001 chromosome 14, ASM1932011v1, whole genome shotgun sequence genome harbors these coding sequences:
- the LOC136505869 gene encoding uncharacterized protein, with translation MAAYLDANKRKRPLVLNDEVVEVAANEASANEAAAAVQPSSGTAAKKRQASLQFMAVGNKTKPEGKTNKSVVEMLRKTPEEIVDERLLGSYQPTIVSSTKTKEEKHYVDTQWALFFYECGIPFNAAVARQFQIAVEATAQYGSGYKPPTPYQLGDPLLQEAVKSTSTMREEHERAWKHYGCTLMSDGWSDRRGRHLINFLVNSPEGTYFLESIDASSEVHDAYMLAGLLEKKVEEIGKDKVVQVVTDNGANFKAAGKILMDRIPTIFWSPYAAHCLDLMLEDIGNLSEFKKPITHARRVTTFIYRHGRILSAMREKTGGADLVRPAATRFATAFLTLKSLYKHKDALKSLMVSEAWTGNKLAKTKAGLDVHDIVLSTQFWNSVEDYLRASAPLLIVLRVVDGDEKPSMPEVQALMNHAKERINQSFAIQSKKSLLKKIMGIIERRWEKQMDHPLYGAALYLNPGKLHPLLKKDDDATVGQLRGCFLDVLSRMVEDEETRSKINAQAMNYEYLRGDAFSNKMAIQNLESMSPLDWWRSYGGRAIELQRFARRVVSLCASSSGCERNWSKFESIHTKKRNRLLHKRLNSIVFVSYNRKMKSRFQKLRQNKGKNFDPLVIEDFDWNNEWADSLHVPPQGTRGCECDLTWNLVDEAVGASQSLQGRNFPRAAHRRARNSAPMVDEAELGSDNEENPDPFDDADVTDCEDDPNDANEIGEDNEAANVAGEFDDGY, from the exons ATGGCAGCTTACTTGGATGCAAACAAGAGGAAAAGACCATTAGTTCTAAATGATGAGGTGGTGGAGGTGGCAGCAAATGAGGCTTCTGCAAATGAGGCTGCTGCTGCGGTACAGCCTAGTTCAGGGACAGCAGCAAAAAAGAGGCAAGCATCCTTACAATTCATGGCTGTTGGCAACAAGACTAAACCGGAGGGAAAGACAAACAAATCTGTAGTTGAGATGCTTCGAAAAACACCAGAAGAGATAGTAGATGAGAGACTTTTAGGGTCTTATCAGCCCACAATTGTGTCCAGTACAAAAACCAAGGAAGAGAAACATTATGTGGATACACAATGGGCCTTGTTCTTCTATGAATGTGGCATACCTTTTAATGCAGCAGTAGCAAGGCAATTTCAGATTGCAGTTGAGGCCACAGCACAATATGGTTCAGGGTACAAGCCTCCAACACCATATCAACTTGGGGATCCATTACTTCAAGAAGCAGTGAAGTCAACAAGTACCATGAGAGAGGAGCATGAGAGAGCATGGAAACATTATGGCTGCACACTCATGTCTGATGGATGGTCTGATAGGAGGGGACGCCACTTAATTAACTTCCTTGTAAACAGCCCAGAGGGGACTTACTTCTTGGAGTCCATTGATGCATCAAGTGAAGTACATGATGCATACATGCTTGCTGGTTTGCTAGAGAAGAAGGTTGAGGAGATTGGGAAGGACAAGGTTGTTCAAGTTGTCACAGATAATGGTGCTAACTTCAAGGCTGCAGGCAAGATTCTCATGGACAGGATTCCTACAATATTTTGGAGTCCATATGCTGCGCATTGCTTGGATCTCATGTTAGAAGATATAGGGAACTTGTCGGAATTCAAGAAACCTATTACACATGCAAGGCGTGTGACAACTTTCATCTATAGACATGGGAGGATCCTTAGTGCCATGAGGGAGAAAACAGGTGGGGCTGACCTTGTGAGGCCAGCAGCCACACGTTTTGCAACGGCTTTTTTGACTTTGAAGAGCTTGTACAAGCACAAGGATGCTTTGAAGTCTTTAATGGTTAGTGAAGCATGGACTGGGAACAAATTGGCAAAAACTAAGGCTGGTCTAGATGTGCATGACATTGTGCTCTCTACACAGTTTTGGAATTCAGTGGAAGATTACCTTAGAGCTTCAGCCCCACTCCTTATTGTGCTTAGGGTGGTTGATGGAGATGAGAAGCCATCAATGCCGGAGGTTCAAGCTCTAATGAACCATGCAAAGGAGAGGATCAATCAAAGCTTTGCTATCCAATCCAAGAAATCTTTGCTCAAGAAGATTATGGGAATAATTGAGCGACGTTGGGAGAAACAAATGGATCATCCATTGTATGGGGCTGCACTATACTTGAACCCAGGGAAGCTACATCCTCTCCTAAAAAAGGATGATGATGCAACTGTTGGACAGCTAAGAGGTTGCTTTCTTGATGTGCTTTCAAGAATGGTGGAGGATGAGGAAACTAGAAGCAAGATCAATGCTCAAGCCATGAATTATGAATATCTTAGAGGAGATGCTTTTTCAAATAAGATGGCCATTCAAAACCTTGAGTCAATGAGTCCTC TTGATTGGTGGCGTTCCTATGGTGGCCGTGCTATTGAGCTACAAAGGTTTGCAAGGCGTGTGGTTAGTCTTTGTGCTTCATCATCTGGCTGTGAGCGAAATTGGAGCAAATTTGAATCT ATCCACACAAAGAAAAGGAACCGACTGTTGCATAAGAGGCTGAATTCTATTGTCTTTGTTTCCTACAACCGGAAGATGAAATCTAGGTTCCAAAAGTTACGCCAGAACAAGGGGAAAAACTTTGATCCTTTGGTTATTGAGGACTTTGATTGGAACAATGAGTGGGCTGACTCATTGCATGTACCCCCTCAAGGTACTCGTGGGTGTGAGTGTGACCTTACTTGGAACCTTGTTGATGAAGCTGTTGGAGCATCACAATCACTTCAAGGCCGGAACTTTCCAAGAGCAGCCCATAGGCGTGCAAGAAATTCTGCACCTATGGTGGATGAAGCTGAGTTGGGTTCAGATAATGAAGAAAATCCAGATCCATTTGATGATGCAGATGTGACAGATTGTGAGGATGATCCAAATGATGCCAATGAAATTGGAGAAGACAATGAAGCAGCCAACGTTGCTGGAGAGTTTGATGATGGCTATTGA